The Paenibacillus yonginensis genome segment GGGGAACTGGGGATTAAGGATATACAGGTTGACCCGCGGCTGCGTGAGATGAATGCCGGACAAATTGAAGGAACAACCGAAGAAGAACGCCGGAGCAAATGGGGGCTGGAATGGAACAAGCTTGAGCTTGGACTGGAGGCGCCCGACCAAGGCATGGAACGAGGTTCTGCGGTGATCACGGAAATTGCCGACAAACACGCGGGTGAACGTATTCTGATTGTGAGCCACGGCGTGCTTTTGCATCACAGTCTCAGAAAGCTTGTTCCCGGGCTGGCGGATAAAATGAACTTGAGCAATACCGCCTTTACGTTGCTTGTACGGGACAACGGGAACTGGGTTTGTTCTTTATATAACGGGACTGAACATTTAGGTCGCAAAAAAACTTCCCTGTGACCGCCAGTCAGATGGCGGGCAGGGAAGTCTGTTATTAAAGAAAAAAGTTTAACCTATCTTGCGGTTCTCAAGCAGATGAAGCTTGTCCCGCATGGCCAGGTGAAAATAAATGCTGTTCATCAGCTCCGGATTATGCAGGCTTTCTGCTTCGCGAATCCGGCGGAGTTTCACTTGGTCCGAACTGCACAGAAATTCAGTCATCCACAAACTCAAATTGGTTTCGGGTTTCATACCAAGTCCTCCTTCAGCTTTTTAAAGTTACTTCATGTTTCTATTATATCCAAAAGATATTAATATATTATTAAATTTCCATAAATAATTGATATTTTTATTTCATGCTGGCGTTTTTCTGACGAATTAGTTATAATAAAAAGTATCGTAAAAGTTACGAAATAATTTCAACAGTAAAGGTGATCACAGTGAAAGAGCAAATTCACCCTAAATTTCAACAGGTGATTTTTTTTGACGCAAGTGCAAACTACAAATTCCTGAGCGCGTCCACGAAATCTTCCAACGAAACTATGGAATGGGAAGACGGCAACACTTATCCGGTAATCCGTGTGGATACGAGCTCCGCTTCTCACCCGTTCTTTACAGGCAGACAACGTAACAATGACGTTGGCGGCCGTGTAGACCGTTTCAACAAGAAATACAACCTGAACAGCAAATAAGTTGTTCATCCGAAGACATCTGCCAAACCGAAAGGGATGGCGGATGTCTTTTTTTTGTATGATTATTGCCTTTTATTTGGTTTAGTAACTAATGGAGGGGCTTGAGCGTTAGGTTTATAAGATAAAGACATAAAGCAGTTTCTACCCCAAGGAGGTTTTATGAGGCGAACAAAATCTGAACTCCATTATCCGGCCAAATGGTATGTGGTTCTGGTGCTGGCATTGGTTACGGCAGTCTGTCTCAAGAATTTATACGATTTCCAGCTAAACTCCGGACGGAGACCTTATTTGTTTATATTCTGGAATATGTTTCTGGCTTGGCTGCCGGTTGGGTTTATGCTGCTTATCGACTGGACGCTGCAGCTTTCTCCCGGCAGATTCAGACGGCTGATGCTGGCGGGATTCGGGCTGCTGTGGCTGGGCTTCTATCCGAACGCGGCTTATCTGGTTACCGATCTGCTGCATGTATTTGTGAATTATCCGGTGGATACATCCAGTCGTTTCTGGCTGGCCGTTCCTTTCTGGGACCATCTGCTGGCTATGCTGCTGACGGCCGTTCTTGGGCTGCTGTTGGGCTCCTTCTCACTGCTGTCGATCCATGAGGAAATCCGCCGCCGGTTTGGTGCTTTGCTCGGATGGCTGTTTGCAGGCCTTATGCTGTGCCTTGGCAGCTTCGGCATTTACATGGGGCGGTTCGTACGCTGGAACACCTGGGATTTATGGGAGAACCCGAGGATGATCCGCCGGGATTTATTGGATCTGGTGAACGATGCCGGACAGCGTTCGTTTGCAGCTGATTTTTGCCTGAAGATGTTTATGTTGACGGCCGGCTTCTATATCATTTTATATTTTATCGGCTCTATGCAGGCGGTACGGCGAGAATAGGCCGGTTCAAAAGCCTGCCAGGTGGCAATTTTTGAAACAGATATGTTATATTTTGATCAGATCGTACCCGCAACAACTAATACAAGCAGAGGATGGAGTTTACATGATCAAACATATCGTTTTGTTTAAATTGAAGGATCGTTCCCCTGAAAGCGTGGAGAAGACGTATGCCGTCCTGAACGGAATGAAGGGAAAGGTCGAGCAGCTGGTCGATCTTCACATCGGCAAAAATGTGGTGGATACCCCGCGTTCCTATGATCTCTCGTTAGAAGCAACGTTCCGCTCGCTTGAAGACCTTCAAGGCTACCAGGTCCATCCGGAGCATAAAAAGGTCATCGAGCATATCAGCGAAGTCCGTGAGTCGCAGTCGGTGGTCGACTACGAATTTTGATCGGCGGCTGGCAGAAGCCGCTTTCTGAATGAGGGGGAACGTTCATGTATTATGTCAACCGCGAGCAAATTGATTTGAGGCTGAAGGTGCTGCCTGAGATTATCCAGGTGCTTGGCAGCTCGGAACAAACGTCCGGCGAGGATTTGCTCCATCGTTATGCGAAAGAACGGGCTCTGCATCTGGCGCTTGAGGTCGTTACCGATGTGGGCAGCTATTTAATTGACGGCTTTATTATGCGCGATGCCAGCAGTTATGAAGACATCATCGACATCATTCATGATGAGAAGGTGATCGGGGATGAGCTTGTTGCCGTATTAAAGGAACTTGTCCGTCTCCGCAAGCCTTTGGTCCAGGAATATTACGGCCCGCTCACGGAACGGCGGATCGGTACATCTCAGCTCACCACCGCACTAGAGCAGTTTGCAGTAAAGGTCCAGGCTTATCTGGACCATGAGCTGGCCCTTTAAAAATATATTTCTCCGCTTTGTGACCGGTCAAGCCCATGCTGCTTATAATGAACTAAACAATAGGCATTCGCCCGGAAACGGATTGGGCGCGGCCGCAAAGGAGAGATGAATCATGGGCAAAGCAGGCAAAGGTTTTCTTTGGGGAACGGTGGTTGGGGCGGTGGCCGGATCGGTAACGGCGCTTCTGTTTGCGCCAAAACCTGGCAAGGAGCTGCGCCAGGACATCGCGGAAACCGCACGGACTGCGGCGGAGAAAACCCACGCGGCAGCCGAAAGAGTCGGCGAGCACAGCGCAGAGTTATATTCCCGCATCAAAACGGCTGCCGGGCATCTCGTACAGGACGTACAATCCCGGTTAAGCCAAGAGAAAGAGCTTGAGGAGGAGGTTCTTGTTTCCTCTTTTGAAGAAGAATCGGATTTCTCCGAAGACGAATTCTTTGATGAAACGGATGAAGCCTCCTTGGAGGAAGAATTGAATGAAGAGCAGGCCGCTGAAGCTGCGGAGAAATAAAGGATGAACGTTCATCCGCAGGGCCTCCGGCAGGAGGCCTTTTTGGTACGCCCGGCGTTTCATTTATAAAGGGATTGGGTGAAGCGGCATCGGTTAACCATCAGGTACGCTTTAATTTGTCTATGCATAAAGTAACGGAGAGTCTTTCAAACCTACGATAAAGGAAGCGGTATGTTCGTGCATCAAGCTATCGCAATATTGGATTCAGGAGTGGGCGGATTAACGGTTGTCAAAGAAGTGATGCGCCAGCTGCCCCGGGAAAAAATCATTTATTTTGGAGATACGGCGAGAGCTCCTTACGGTCCACGTACTCCCGAACAGGTCCGCTTGTTTACAGAGCAGATTGTAGATTTTCTGATTCAATTTAATCCTAAAATGGTGGTGATCGCCTGCAATACGGCGACTGCGGCGGCGCTTGACTTCATTTCGGAGAAGCTGACGATTCCGGTGATCGGCGTCATTCATCCGGGGGCCCGGGCAGCCATCAGCGCAACCAAAACGGGGCGTGTTGGAGTGATCGGGACCATCGGCACGATTCAAAGCGGGGCTTACACTGTTGCGCTCAAGGAGCTTTCGCCCTATATCGAGGTCGTCAGCGAAGCTTGCCCGGAGCTGGTGCCGCTGGTCGAGCAGGGAGAGTTTGAAACCGAGCACACCAGAGAGATCGTACGCAGCTCCTTAGCCGGAATCAAGCAGTATGACATGGATTGCCTGATTTTGGGCTGTACGCATTATCCCTTCCTCCGCAAGGCTATCAGGGAAGTGATGGGGCCTGGAGTGAAGCTGATCAGCTCGGCGGACGAGACCGCCAGGGAAATCAGCACCGTGCTGTATCAGAAAGGCCAGCTGGCCCGCGGAGCGGAGGCCCCTGTTCATCAATTTTTCTGCAGCGGGGATGAGAGGATATTCAGGCAGATTGCGAAAGAATGGCTGGGTGAAGAAATCCAGCTGACCCCGATTGTCTGGCATGTCGGACGAATGGCGGAAGATGTGGGATAAAGGGAGCATTTGAAGTTTCAATATTTGGACGCAGTTCGAACGATGGGAACCATGGCTGCTTTCTGCTGCTGCTTCTAGCAGCAGAAAGTCCCATTGGGATCAGAAGAATGGGCGCGTTCTTGCTGAACAAGAAGATAAACCGCAGCCGCAGCGTTTGTGGAAGCGTTTACTTTACGGGGCATATCGGACAACAAGGTGATCATACAGTTTACCAAACAGGTGGAGGTGTTCTTGATATGATGCCGTGTCACGGGGACAACCCGGAACGTATTGTCCATATTGAAGACCGGAAATTCAGATATGCCGACTTTTGCCAGCAGTGCGGCAAGCTGCAAAGCCGATATTCGGTGCTGAAGTTTGCTTCCATTGGCCAAAGCGTGCTTGGCAAGCCGATTTGGTGCGTCCGTATCGGCAAAGGCTCGCGGCAAGTTCATGTGAATGCGGCGGTACACGCTAATGAATGGATTACCGCTGCACTGCTGCTGCGATTTCTCGAGGATTATGCAGCCGCGCTGGAGGATGAAGATCCGAAATCAGGCCAGACCACTACTCGCAGACAGGCCGAGGCCTGGTACAGCGATTACACCTTATGGGCGGTGCCGATGGTTAATCCGGATGGCGTAGACCTGTCGCAAAACGGGGCGGACCACTGCGGTCCCTACAGGAGCAGACTGCTGGAATGGAATGGCCAGTCCCCGGATTTTACCCGCTGGAAAGCGAATATACGCGGAGTCGACCTGAACGACCAGTTCCCGGCCTTCTGGGAAGTGGAGCGCGAACGAAGGGGCATAGGCGGACCTTCTCCCCAGGATTACAGCGGGCCCGCTCCGCTGAGCGAACCGGAAGCTTCCGCATTGGCGGTTCTGACCCGGGGGGTCCCTTTTGAGCATGTCGTGTCCCTGCACAGCCAAGGCAAAGAAATTTATTGGAATTACAGGGATCTCGAGCCGGCTGAAGCCGAAAGCATGGCGGCACGCCTGGCGGCAGCCGGACGGTATCGGGCCGTGAAGCTGGAGGGGAGCGATGCAGGGTATAAAGACTGGTTTATTCAGGAGTTTCGGCGTCCGGGCTTTACGGTAGAGGTAGGGGAAGGCGTTAACCCGCTGCCGCCTGAGGATTTTGAGGAGATTTACCTGGACGTTCACGCCATCCTGGCGGAAGCCTTGTCGCTTTAACTTTTCGAATAACCGGAAATGGGGTATCCTTACTGCAAAGGAGGGATAACCATGAAGTGGAGAAAAATCTGGTCGATCCGGCGGTGGGTCCATGTGTTCAAACGACTGCCGGGTCTGCTTTTTTCATCCCGGGTGCCTTGGTCGGACAAGCTTCTGCTGCTCGTTCCCGCGGCTCTCTATTGGGTGCTGCCCGATGTGCTTCCTTTTATACCGATAGACGATATGGCCGTAACTTTACTGCTGATGAACTGGTTTGTGGACCGGGTCGAGCGGCGGAATCCGAGCCTTCGTTAAATTCGGGGGAATTCGGCTTCCGTGCGCATTTATCCCGGGTTATACCGCTTCGGATGCCCTGAGGGAGAAAGGTTGTCCTTGCGCAGTACGGCCGGATTCTTTACAATAGGAATGTTAATTCAGTTTTAGATAGCGGATTTCAAACAAGACAGGAGCGAATGCAATGAGTGTCAAAATTACCCGCAATGCGGCCAAAGTGATAAAGAGAGAACTCGATAAAGAAGAGAACAAAGACAAAGGACTTGCGCTTAAAGTATTCGTCACCCATGCTCATGGCGACCACGCGCATTACGGCCTGGATCTGGTTAAACCGTCCGAATCAGACCAAGTGATATCCACGGATAAAGAAATTGACGTTCTGATTGATCTTAGCGATCCTTTCTTGAACGGCGTGAAGATTGACTACCTTTATTTCCCTGAAGAAGGTTTTGTCATCACCAACCCGTCTCAAGGCAACCACGGCGATCACTGATCGGCGGGGAGCGGAGAAGAATCATGGCTAACGACATTCGCGTATGCGATAAATGCAAGTTTACCCGGATCAAATCGATTGTGCCCAAGCTGCAGAAGATGGCCCCAGATGCCGAAATCAAGGTCGGGTGCAAATCCTATTGCGGCCCATGCGGCAAGCGCGCCTTTGTTTATATTAACGGACGTTATGTCAGTGCTCCTACTGAAGAAGAAGTGCTGGCCAAGGTTGAACCGTTTATCAAAAAAACTGTGCAATCGTCCTGACGTACTTTTGAGCATAAATATCAAAGCACCCCTTAAGGAAATCTTAAGGAGTGCTTTTTTCTTGTTCCAATTGGCGGATCAGATCGTAAGTAATCACCTCATCGGAGATCTGCAGCCGTTTCTGAGCTTCTTCGCTGCCGGCCCTGCACGATCCGATAGCCACTTTCTCCCCGCTTTCTTCGCTGTAACAGGATCCGTTCTCGAACAGGCCGTCCGGAGAAGGAATGTAATGGACACGTCCGTCGGTGAAAGCT includes the following:
- a CDS encoding DUF1450 domain-containing protein, with the protein product MANDIRVCDKCKFTRIKSIVPKLQKMAPDAEIKVGCKSYCGPCGKRAFVYINGRYVSAPTEEEVLAKVEPFIKKTVQSS
- a CDS encoding HesB/IscA family protein produces the protein MSVKITRNAAKVIKRELDKEENKDKGLALKVFVTHAHGDHAHYGLDLVKPSESDQVISTDKEIDVLIDLSDPFLNGVKIDYLYFPEEGFVITNPSQGNHGDH
- a CDS encoding YtxH domain-containing protein translates to MGKAGKGFLWGTVVGAVAGSVTALLFAPKPGKELRQDIAETARTAAEKTHAAAERVGEHSAELYSRIKTAAGHLVQDVQSRLSQEKELEEEVLVSSFEEESDFSEDEFFDETDEASLEEELNEEQAAEAAEK
- a CDS encoding DUF1361 domain-containing protein, whose translation is MRRTKSELHYPAKWYVVLVLALVTAVCLKNLYDFQLNSGRRPYLFIFWNMFLAWLPVGFMLLIDWTLQLSPGRFRRLMLAGFGLLWLGFYPNAAYLVTDLLHVFVNYPVDTSSRFWLAVPFWDHLLAMLLTAVLGLLLGSFSLLSIHEEIRRRFGALLGWLFAGLMLCLGSFGIYMGRFVRWNTWDLWENPRMIRRDLLDLVNDAGQRSFAADFCLKMFMLTAGFYIILYFIGSMQAVRRE
- the racE gene encoding glutamate racemase → MFVHQAIAILDSGVGGLTVVKEVMRQLPREKIIYFGDTARAPYGPRTPEQVRLFTEQIVDFLIQFNPKMVVIACNTATAAALDFISEKLTIPVIGVIHPGARAAISATKTGRVGVIGTIGTIQSGAYTVALKELSPYIEVVSEACPELVPLVEQGEFETEHTREIVRSSLAGIKQYDMDCLILGCTHYPFLRKAIREVMGPGVKLISSADETAREISTVLYQKGQLARGAEAPVHQFFCSGDERIFRQIAKEWLGEEIQLTPIVWHVGRMAEDVG
- a CDS encoding Dabb family protein, which produces MIKHIVLFKLKDRSPESVEKTYAVLNGMKGKVEQLVDLHIGKNVVDTPRSYDLSLEATFRSLEDLQGYQVHPEHKKVIEHISEVRESQSVVDYEF
- a CDS encoding histidine phosphatase family protein, which gives rise to MTHVGLIRHGSTLWNKAGRVQGLTDNPLDEDGRREAKLLGQWLSSQQWDRIYASDLIRARETAEIIAGELGIKDIQVDPRLREMNAGQIEGTTEEERRSKWGLEWNKLELGLEAPDQGMERGSAVITEIADKHAGERILIVSHGVLLHHSLRKLVPGLADKMNLSNTAFTLLVRDNGNWVCSLYNGTEHLGRKKTSL
- a CDS encoding DUF86 domain-containing protein, coding for MYYVNREQIDLRLKVLPEIIQVLGSSEQTSGEDLLHRYAKERALHLALEVVTDVGSYLIDGFIMRDASSYEDIIDIIHDEKVIGDELVAVLKELVRLRKPLVQEYYGPLTERRIGTSQLTTALEQFAVKVQAYLDHELAL
- a CDS encoding type B 50S ribosomal protein L31: MKEQIHPKFQQVIFFDASANYKFLSASTKSSNETMEWEDGNTYPVIRVDTSSASHPFFTGRQRNNDVGGRVDRFNKKYNLNSK
- a CDS encoding M14 family metallopeptidase — its product is MMPCHGDNPERIVHIEDRKFRYADFCQQCGKLQSRYSVLKFASIGQSVLGKPIWCVRIGKGSRQVHVNAAVHANEWITAALLLRFLEDYAAALEDEDPKSGQTTTRRQAEAWYSDYTLWAVPMVNPDGVDLSQNGADHCGPYRSRLLEWNGQSPDFTRWKANIRGVDLNDQFPAFWEVERERRGIGGPSPQDYSGPAPLSEPEASALAVLTRGVPFEHVVSLHSQGKEIYWNYRDLEPAEAESMAARLAAAGRYRAVKLEGSDAGYKDWFIQEFRRPGFTVEVGEGVNPLPPEDFEEIYLDVHAILAEALSL